The sequence AATGATAATCTATCAAAATTTTACTATTGGTGCTTGGGTTTATTTAGCGCTTCATGGAACCTATGGCATATTATGGCTGTTGAAAGATAGAATTTATCCAGATAAGCAGTGGGAACAAGAAGTTCCTTTAATAACCGGAATATTCAGCTTTTTCTTAGTTTCTTTATATTGGGTAGCACCATTTATTTTGATTAGCAGCGGTTCAATTCCTTCTCCACCGTTGATTGCCGGGGCAATTTCTATCAATATATTAGGGGTTTTCCTTCACTACGGTAGCGATGCTCAAAAGTACTACACGCTCAAATACAAATCCGGCTTGATAACAGAAGGATTTTTTGCTCGCTGTCGCAATACTAATTATTTAGGGGAAATTTTGATCTACCT comes from Rivularia sp. PCC 7116 and encodes:
- a CDS encoding isoprenylcysteine carboxylmethyltransferase family protein — encoded protein: MKLKYPINLHKGSTFIFILALMIIYQNFTIGAWVYLALHGTYGILWLLKDRIYPDKQWEQEVPLITGIFSFFLVSLYWVAPFILISSGSIPSPPLIAGAISINILGVFLHYGSDAQKYYTLKYKSGLITEGFFARCRNTNYLGEILIYLGFALLVQHWLPFVILGLFTILIFIPNMIKKDKSLSRYPEFEEYKANSGLLLPKLWGNSSRADELEVKSQN